Below is a genomic region from Henckelia pumila isolate YLH828 chromosome 3, ASM3356847v2, whole genome shotgun sequence.
ATGGTTTTTTGCGGGAGCATTTTTTCCAAATTGTACATGTTCATGACACCGCAGCTGCAACACTCAAGAAAGAAATATGTGATGTACTGGCTAGATATAATCTAGAAATTCATAATATGCGAGGTCAAGGGTATGATGGTGCTAGTAACATGTCTGGTGCTTTCAATGGATTGCAAGCTTTATTTCTTAGAGATTGCCCTTATGCATATTATGTGCATTGTTTTGCTCATCGCCTCCAGCTAGCGTTAGTTACATGTGATGAAAAGGAGATTTCTATATGGTTTTTTATTTCGAATCTGACGACTATTGTCAATCTTGTTACATCTTCTTCTAAACGCAATGCTGAGTTGCAATCTGCTCAAGTTAACGAAATTTCACGTTCTATTGCTGTTGGTGAACGTGAGACTGGGAGAGGAGCTAATCAGATGGGTACTTTGCATCGAGCTGGAACTACTCGTTGGAGCTCTCATTTTGATTCTATTTGCGGCTTAATAGATATGTATGAAGCAACTATTGTGGTACTTGAATTCATTATCACTGATGGTTCCTCTACTTCAATGCGTGGGGAAGCTGGTGGTTCCTTAACAGTGATGAAGtcttttgatttcatttttattttgcatttgaTGCATAAAATTATGGCGATAACGGATTTGCTTTGTCGTGCCTTGCAACAAAAATTTCTTGATATCTTAAGTGCAATGGATCTGGTCTCAACGACTAAAGCACTTCTTCTGACATTGAGAAATGATGGTTTTGATATTCTTCTTTCATATGTCAAATCTTTTTGCACAAGATTGGATGTTGATATTCCAGATATGAGTGCCCGTTATAAGCGTTCTAGTCGCTCATCCCAGCAAAAAGATACCATCACATTTGAGCATCACTTTCATTATGATATATTTAATACTGCAATAGATTTTCAGTTGGAAGAGCTAAACTCTAGATTCAGTGATGAGACAGTAGAACTTCTTATGCTTAGCTCTGCTTTGGATCCGAATGATAATTTTAAATGGTTCGACATTGACAAGATTCTTACTCTCGCTTAAAAGTATTATCCTGAGGACTTCACTGAACAGGAAATGCATTATTTGAAGTCTCAACTACAGCATTATGAGCTCGATGTAATTTGTCAtgaaaatttttagaaaatgtCTACTATCTCAGAATTGTATCGTGGGTTATTTGAAACAAAAAAGTCGCAACACTATAATCTGATTGACAGGTTGATTCGTCTAGTGTTAATTTTGCTTGTTTCCACGGCAACTACAGAACGTGCATTTTCGGCTATGAAGCATGTTAAAACAATTCTTCGTAATAGAATGGGAGAGGACTTTCTGACAGATTCTATGATTATTTATATTGAAAGAGAGTTTGCTTTAACCATAGAATCAGATTCCATAATCGATGAATATTATACGTTAAAGAATCGTAGATCACAGCTTCAATAGAACAGGTATATCTATTCTTaccatttttatatattttagtgttaaattatttaatttatttatcaacATTTCATAATTGGTTTTACAgatattcattttatttaaacttCATTAGTTTTTTGCAGGACGATGGGGATACAAAATTTTACATTGTCAAGTACTGTTTTTGAATATTACAAGTTTCATGCAAAAATTATTGAAGATCTTATTTACGAGGTGTTTTTTGAGATTACAATGAATAGGTATCTCACtcttgattttaattgttatatattatttttttgttataaaaTTCTAGCCCGGGCGGATTTGAATTCCTGGTTCCGCCATTGATACCAAGTCATGTCTGCGTGTCCAAACTTTTCTGGAGGCTTTATCACTCTTCTTTGTATGTCTCGAGCTAAGGCATAATCCCTTAAATCATCTTTTGGATGGTGTTGATTTTCTGTCTCTATGTGTTCAGTTTCCTTTTGCAAGTCGGCTTGTGGTAACTCCACCTCAACTTGTGATTCCTTAGATTTTTCATTTCCAATATGTTCTTCACCATCTCTTTTCCCGTATGCCATAACAGATTCTACAAAAGTTACATCCCTTGAGTTGAAACACCTAGGACCATTGGATCCCAAATTCCATAATTTGTATCCTTTTATTCCTTCTGGATAACCAATAAAAATACACTTGAGCGCCCTTGGTTCAAGTTTATCTTGTTTAATGTGAGCAAAAGATAAGCATCCAAACACTCTAAGCACCGAGTAGTCCGCAGGAACACCACTCCACATTTCCATTGGTGTTTTAAAATTGATCGCACTTGAGGGACATCGGTAGATCAAATAACATGATGTGACTACAGCTTCTCCCCAGAaagtttttggtaattttgCATTTAAGATCATGCATCTTACTCTTTCCAATAAGGTGCGATTCAATCTCTCTGCGATTCTATTTTGTTGCGGAGTTCCAGGTATAGTTTTGTGCCTTGTTATTCCATGAGACCTGCAAAGTTCTTGAAATTGCTCTGAAAAATATTCCAGGCCATTGTCAGTCCGCAAATGTTTTAGTTTTCTGCCTAGTTTATTTTCATTCACCAGCAGCCATTCtttaaatttcatgaatgctTCATCTTTAGTTTTAAGAACATACACACATGCCCTCCTAGAGTAATCATCAATAATTGACATGAAATATCTACCACCACCATGAGTAGTTGTTTTAGATGGACCCCAAAGATCAGAATGTACATAATCAAAAGGCACGTTAGTGTTATGCATGCCTGTACTGAAATGAACTCTTTTAGACTTTCCTAAAACACAGTATTCACAAAATTCTATACCATGAATTTTGTCACCACAAAGTAGGTTTTGTTTGGTTAATTCTATCAGGCCTTTCTCACTAACATGGCCAAGTCTTTGGTGCCATAAGTTGGGCTTATCAAGTATGTTCTGGACCATTGCAGATCAACCTATGATGGTTCTTCCTAACCGAATGTACAGGGACTGTTTTCTAATGGCTTTCATAACAATTAATGATCCTTTAGTTACCTTTAAGTAACCATTTTCAGATTTAAAACTATAGCCATTTAAATCTAAAGTACCAAGGGAAATTAAATTTCTTTTTAGTTCAGGCACGTACCTGACCTCATGAAGTACCAGGTCTCTGTCATCATGTAGTTTGAGTCTAATGCTTCCAATCCCTTTGACTTTACATGATTTGTTGTTGCCCAAGAGTACTAGTCCCTCCTCAGTGTCTGACAAGTCTTGGAACCAAGCTCTCGTTCGGCACATGTGGAATGAGCACCCTATGTCAAGTATCCATTCATTGCTTGGTTCAAGATCTGCCACTACTAAGGTTTCAACAGTATCATATTCGTGTGAGACTACAGCAGCCTCAACATCATTCCTTTACTTATCTAGGAACTTTTTCTTTCTCTCCGGACAATCTCTCTTGTAATGCCCTTCTTTGTGgcattgaaaatatttaaactttGTGTGGCTCTTTGATCTTGACCTGTTTCTATTTCCCTTCTGAATTCTTTTCTCTGGTCTCCCTCGAGCCATGAGTATTTCCCTTGTAGGTTCTCCTAGATTGCTTTGATTCTTCTGTAATTCCTTGGATTGGATGGCAGATTGAACTTCCTCCAGAGTGATGGTTTGTTCTCTCCCATAAAGCATTGCATCCCTAAAATTTTCATACGATTTGGGGAGAGCATTCATGAGGATTAGAGCCTTGTCTCCATCCTCGAGTTTCACCTATATGTTTTCAAGATCATCCAAGATattcacaaactcatcaatctgATCTCCAACGTTCTTTCCCTCCCGAATCTTGAACGAATATAATTTTTGTTTCATGAAGAGTCGGTTTGCCAAGGATTTGGTCATGTACAAGTGTTCCAGCTTCAACCACATAGCAGCGGCTGTCTTTTCCTTGTGGTTTATCCCCTAGACATAGGATGATAGCACTCTAAGCTTTCTCGATTATTTCGTTCTTAACTTTTTCTTTCCCAGAGCTTGAAGATTTTACCTCCTTATAGAGTGCTTCGACTAAGCCTTGTTGGATCAAGATTGCACGCAACCTGATTCTCCACAATTTAAAATCGTTTTTCCCAGTGAATTTATCAATATCATACTTCATCAAGCCCATCATGATGTTAGATTCCCACGGACGGTGCCACTTGTAAAGAATTCGATGGAACAATGACTCTTGAAACACACTAACTTATGCTTCGAACAGATTTCCAGAAATCAGCAACAAAGCATCCAATCCAAAGTCACACAAGAATTATATCGAACACATTCACTTCAAAGACTTGATCTTAATCGCAATGCAACACAGATTATGAAACATAAAAGAAAAACAGGACACAAGCGATTTTACGTGGTTCAGCCAAAACTGGCTTACATCCACTGGAGAACAGCAATCT
It encodes:
- the LOC140888885 gene encoding uncharacterized protein, which encodes MAIILRFVDTHGFLREHFFQIVHVHDTAAATLKKEICDVLARYNLEIHNMRGQGYDGASNMSGAFNGLQALFLRDCPYAYYVHCFAHRLQLALVTCDEKEISIWFFISNLTTIVNLVTSSSKRNAELQSAQVNEISRSIAVGERETGRGANQMGTLHRAGTTRWSSHFDSICGLIDMYEATIVVLEFIITDGSSTSMRGEAGGSLTVMKSFDFIFILHLMHKIMAITDLLCRALQQKFLDILSAMDLVSTTKALLLTLRNDGFDILLSYVKSFCTRLDVDIPDMSARYKRSSRSSQQKDTITFEHHFHYDIFNTAIDFQLEELNSRFSDETVELLMLSSALDPNDNFKWFDIDKILTLA